One Alnus glutinosa chromosome 3, dhAlnGlut1.1, whole genome shotgun sequence genomic region harbors:
- the LOC133864081 gene encoding uncharacterized protein LOC133864081 isoform X1 translates to MSQTRSETSHDPFKASKFFAFPEKLSDIFVVFMRLGLLVCLVASVSLALHSAFSTRNRWPSFPERLSRNASDRKTGPTNISHLLFGLAGTVHTWRDRSRYSELWWHPNATRGFVWLDEKPDTNVSRPDFSVPYRVSEDWTRFKYSSSQSAVRIARIVLESFKLGLPNVRWFVMGDDDTVFFTENLVSVLASYDHNQMYYIGGNSESVEQDALHAYDMAFGGGGFAISYPLAAQLVQVFDGCLDRYFQFYGSDQRVWACVSEIGVPLTRLRGFHQVRSFDIRGDPYGILAAHPQAPLLSLHHLDYLKPIFPNQTQIDSVKSLMHPYRADPSRILQQSFCYNHRRKWSVSIAWGYTIQIYTSLLTAMDLQTPLLTFKTWRTWKDGPFTFNTRPVSSDPCEQPFTYFLDKVQEVGKSGTLTTYRRYVANQGKSCDKADRAPAMAVQSIKVSSMKMDSERWNKAPRRQCCEIMDRGTVKSSSMRIRIRNCRPWETITI, encoded by the exons ATGAGTCAGACTCGCTCCGAAACGAGTCACGATCCGTTCAAAGCCTCCAAATTCTTCGCTTTCCCAGAAAAACTCTCCGATATCTTCGTGGTTTTCATGCGACTTGGCCTCCTAGTCTGCCTCGTCGCGTCCGTCTCACTCGCTCTTCACTCGGCGTTCTCGACCCGGAACCGGTGGCCCTCCTTCCCGGAGCGCTTGTCCCGAAACGCCTCGGACCGTAAAACCGGACCCACCAACATCTCCCACCTCCTTTTCGGCCTCGCCGGCACGGTTCACACGTGGCGCGATCGGAGCCGCTACAGCGAGCTCTGGTGGCACCCTAACGCCACCCGCGGTTTCGTCTGGCTCGACGAGAAGCCCGACACTAACGTCTCCCGTCCCGATTTTTCGGTGCCGTACCGGGTCTCGGAGGACTGGACCCGGTTCAAGTACTCGAGCTCTCAATCGGCCGTTCGAATTGCCCGAATTGTTTTGGAGAGTTTCAAGCTTGGGTTACCGAACGTGAGGTGGTTCGTGATGGGGGACGATGATACGGTTTTCTTCACTGAGAACTTGGTTTCGGTGTTGGCGAGTTACGATCACAATCAGATGTACTACATTGGCGGAAACTCCGAGAGCGTGGAGCAAGACGCGCTGCACGCGTACGATATGGCTTTTGGTGGCGGTGGGTTTGCAATCAGTTACCCGCTAGCGGCGCAGCTGGTCCAAGTATTCGACGGTTGTCTCGATAGGTATTTCCAGTTCTACGGCTCTGATCAGAGGGTGTGGGCATGTGTGAGCGAGATCGGTGTGCCTCTCACCAGACTACGTGGGTTCCACCAGGTACGCTCG TTCGATATTAGAGGAGACCCGTATGGCATTCTAGCAGCACACCCACAAGCGCCACTCCTGTCTCTCCACCACCTTGACTACTTGAAGCCTATTTTCCCCAACCAGACCCAAATAGACTCCGTCAAGTCCCTCATGCATCCATACCGGGCTGACCCGAGCCGAATCCTGCAGCAAAGTTTTTGTTACAACCACAGGCGTAAATGGTCGGTGTCGATTGCATGGGGATACACCATTCAGATATACACATCGCTTTTGACGGCCATGGATTTGCAGACGCCGCTGCTGACCTTCAAGACATGGCGGACTTGGAAGGATGGACCTTTTACATTCAATACCCGACCCGTGAGTTCTGACCCGTGTGAACAGccttttacttattttttggaCAAGGTTCAGGAGGTAGGGAAGAGTGGAACTCTGACTACTTATAGGAGGTACGTGGCTAACCAAGGGAAGAGTTGTGATAAAGCCGACCGTGCCCCTGCAATGGCAGTACAGAGTATTAAAGTCTCCTCAATGAAGATGGACTCAGAGCGTTGGAACAAG GCGCCACGTAGACAATGTTGTGAGATTATGGATCGTGGAACCGTGAAGAGCAGCAGCATGCGAATTAGGATTAGAAACTGCAGACCATGGGAAACTATTACCATTTGa
- the LOC133864081 gene encoding uncharacterized protein LOC133864081 isoform X2 gives MSQTRSETSHDPFKASKFFAFPEKLSDIFVVFMRLGLLVCLVASVSLALHSAFSTRNRWPSFPERLSRNASDRKTGPTNISHLLFGLAGTVHTWRDRSRYSELWWHPNATRGFVWLDEKPDTNVSRPDFSVPYRVSEDWTRFKYSSSQSAVRIARIVLESFKLGLPNVRWFVMGDDDTVFFTENLVSVLASYDHNQMYYIGGNSESVEQDALHAYDMAFGGGGFAISYPLAAQLVQVFDGCLDRYFQFYGSDQRVWACVSEIGVPLTRLRGFHQFDIRGDPYGILAAHPQAPLLSLHHLDYLKPIFPNQTQIDSVKSLMHPYRADPSRILQQSFCYNHRRKWSVSIAWGYTIQIYTSLLTAMDLQTPLLTFKTWRTWKDGPFTFNTRPVSSDPCEQPFTYFLDKVQEVGKSGTLTTYRRYVANQGKSCDKADRAPAMAVQSIKVSSMKMDSERWNKAPRRQCCEIMDRGTVKSSSMRIRIRNCRPWETITI, from the exons ATGAGTCAGACTCGCTCCGAAACGAGTCACGATCCGTTCAAAGCCTCCAAATTCTTCGCTTTCCCAGAAAAACTCTCCGATATCTTCGTGGTTTTCATGCGACTTGGCCTCCTAGTCTGCCTCGTCGCGTCCGTCTCACTCGCTCTTCACTCGGCGTTCTCGACCCGGAACCGGTGGCCCTCCTTCCCGGAGCGCTTGTCCCGAAACGCCTCGGACCGTAAAACCGGACCCACCAACATCTCCCACCTCCTTTTCGGCCTCGCCGGCACGGTTCACACGTGGCGCGATCGGAGCCGCTACAGCGAGCTCTGGTGGCACCCTAACGCCACCCGCGGTTTCGTCTGGCTCGACGAGAAGCCCGACACTAACGTCTCCCGTCCCGATTTTTCGGTGCCGTACCGGGTCTCGGAGGACTGGACCCGGTTCAAGTACTCGAGCTCTCAATCGGCCGTTCGAATTGCCCGAATTGTTTTGGAGAGTTTCAAGCTTGGGTTACCGAACGTGAGGTGGTTCGTGATGGGGGACGATGATACGGTTTTCTTCACTGAGAACTTGGTTTCGGTGTTGGCGAGTTACGATCACAATCAGATGTACTACATTGGCGGAAACTCCGAGAGCGTGGAGCAAGACGCGCTGCACGCGTACGATATGGCTTTTGGTGGCGGTGGGTTTGCAATCAGTTACCCGCTAGCGGCGCAGCTGGTCCAAGTATTCGACGGTTGTCTCGATAGGTATTTCCAGTTCTACGGCTCTGATCAGAGGGTGTGGGCATGTGTGAGCGAGATCGGTGTGCCTCTCACCAGACTACGTGGGTTCCACCAG TTCGATATTAGAGGAGACCCGTATGGCATTCTAGCAGCACACCCACAAGCGCCACTCCTGTCTCTCCACCACCTTGACTACTTGAAGCCTATTTTCCCCAACCAGACCCAAATAGACTCCGTCAAGTCCCTCATGCATCCATACCGGGCTGACCCGAGCCGAATCCTGCAGCAAAGTTTTTGTTACAACCACAGGCGTAAATGGTCGGTGTCGATTGCATGGGGATACACCATTCAGATATACACATCGCTTTTGACGGCCATGGATTTGCAGACGCCGCTGCTGACCTTCAAGACATGGCGGACTTGGAAGGATGGACCTTTTACATTCAATACCCGACCCGTGAGTTCTGACCCGTGTGAACAGccttttacttattttttggaCAAGGTTCAGGAGGTAGGGAAGAGTGGAACTCTGACTACTTATAGGAGGTACGTGGCTAACCAAGGGAAGAGTTGTGATAAAGCCGACCGTGCCCCTGCAATGGCAGTACAGAGTATTAAAGTCTCCTCAATGAAGATGGACTCAGAGCGTTGGAACAAG GCGCCACGTAGACAATGTTGTGAGATTATGGATCGTGGAACCGTGAAGAGCAGCAGCATGCGAATTAGGATTAGAAACTGCAGACCATGGGAAACTATTACCATTTGa
- the LOC133863413 gene encoding uncharacterized protein LOC133863413: MALLSDPLATWAKEIVAMRTPAVLSGLLAPVTSGSATGVGRSAKKVFVLQNYTRWIFHGEEDPCRVNITGNFHSVGMNATIDGIDEVEELLGDVRMGTFLDANIGESYETKGSTTNDHEQRTSFDRLCVDGLRELYPSCKKISKISFILKMLHIKAICNMSNKAFDMMIDLIKGALPDGETLPRSYREATQFTQDLGIGYELIHACKNDCYVASSISAVQFTSVEVYEGSKSDIVINYDAATKETFQLHAALLWTINNFPAYGNLSRWSTKGSLACPICNKNTTFKKLKYGCKTCYMSYRSWLPKGHIWRRKGELFDGTEEYRLEPKELFKDELLQQLTHVIGVQFGKGSGTKRKCTDVKLNWTKKSVFFKLPYWSKLKLRHNLDVMHIEKNICDSVLGTLMNIDRKIKDIYKARLNLREMGICKELHLQRNGATTTMPLANYTLTRNQRKMLCD; this comes from the exons aaaaagGTTTTTGTTCTGCAAAATTACACTAGATGGATATTTCATGGGGAAGAAGATCCGTGTAGGGTAAATATTACTGGCAACTTCCACTCCGTGGGTATGAATGCAACGATAGATGGGATTGATGAGGTTGAAGAATTGTTAGGTGATGTGCGTATGGGGACATTTCTGGATGCAAACATAGGCGAATCCTATGAAACTAAAGGTTCCACGACTAACGATCACGAACAGAGAACATCTTTTGACCGATTATGTGTAGATGGTCTGAGAGAACTTTATCCAAGctgtaagaaaatttcaaaaatctctTTCATTTTGAAGATGCTTCATATAAAGGCAATTTGCAACATGTCTAACAAGGCATTTGATATGATGATTGACTTGATAAAGGGAGCTCTTCCAGATGGAGAGACATTGCCACGCTCATACAGAGAAGCAACACAGTTTACCCAAGACTTGGGTATTGGTTATGAGTTGATACATGCATGCAAGAATGACTGT TATGTGGCCAGTAGTATTAGCGCCGTACAATTTACCTCCGTGGAGGTGTATGAAGGCTCCAAATCTGATATTGTCATTAATTACGACGCGGCAACGAAAGAGACATTTCAGTTGCATGCGGCATTACTATGGACAATAAATAATTTTCCCGCATATGGAAACTTGTCTAGGTGGTCTACCAAGGGAAGCCTTGCATGTCCAATATGTAACAAGAATACAACATTCAAGAAATTGAAGTATGGGTGTAAGACGTGTTACATGAGTTATCGTAGTTGGCTTCCTAAGGGCCATATATGGCGCCGAAAAGGAGAATTGTTCGATGGTACTGAAGAGTATAGATTAGAACCTAAAGAATTATTCAAAGATGAGTTGTTGCAACAACTAACGCATGTTATCGGTGTGCAATTTGGGAAAGGAAGTGGGACGAAGAGAAAGTGCACAGATGTTAAGTTGAATTGGACAAAGAAGAGTGTTTTCTTTAAGTTGCCATACTGGTCAAAATTAAAACTACGACACAATTTAGATGTCATGCACATTGAGAAGAACATATGTGATAGTGTCTTAGGTACGTTGATGAATATTGATAGGAAGATAAAGGACATATACAAGGCACGACTAAATTTACGTGAGATGGGTATATGTAAAGAATTGCACTTGCAGAGAAATGGTGCAACCACCACGATGCCACTTGCGAACTACACATTGACAAGAAATCAGAGAAAAATGTTATGTGACTAG